Within the Gloeobacter kilaueensis JS1 genome, the region CTGCCCGAGCTGGTTGCCGACGGAGCTGGCCGTCGCCATCATCTCCTCATCCGGGGTCTGGATCTGGCGGCTGAAGAGCGTCATCACTCCCCAGACTGTGCCGCCCTCGGTAATCGGAAAACCGAACGCGCCGTGCAGACCGTCGAATCTGGCACTGATTGCGCGCACAAAGCTTTTGTCTTCGGTGACATCGCTCATCCAGACCGGTCGCCCAGCAGCCCAGACCTGTCCGGGCAGCCCCTGTCCCCACTCAAAGGTGAGACCGTCGGTGACAGAATCGAAGTGGGCGAGCGGCACGTTAAACTTGTGCCAGCTGTCGAGCAGGTACAGAGCTTCTGCCTGGCCGTTTACCAGCCACAGCTCGGCTAGATCCCACTCCAGCCCTTCGACTAAAAAGCGCAGCAGTGCCGGGGCAACCGTTTCCAGCGAAGTCGCCCCCACGAGGATCTCGCTCAGTTGGTGCTGGACCGCCAGTCGCCTCTCGGTGCGCCGCTGCTCGGTCACATCGATGGCGATGCCGCCCAGCAATTGCTGCCCGCCGCTGGTCTTGAACGGAAATTTGAAGACCAGCCACTCGTGATTCTTGCTGCCGGCTGGAACCATCTCAAGCAGTTCCCGCGAATTGCCACTGGCAATGATCGCTTCATCGTTGGTGCGTACCTGGCGGGCCACCTCCTCCGGCAGCCACTCAAAGTCTGTCCGGCCCAGCAGTTCAGCCTGGGTCGTGTTGAAGGTGCGCTCCAGCGTCCGGTTGATGTAGATGTAGCGGCCCTGCTCGTCTTTGATGAACGCCTGGGCCGGACCGTTGTTCATGAACGACTCGAACTGCAACTGGCTGTCGCGCAGGGCCGTCTCCACCTGCGAACGCTGTTTGATGTCCCAGCGCACGAAGGCATAGATCAGGCCAAACAACAGCAAAGTAAGGACGCCGCCTGTGGCCCACAGGATGCTCGTGAGCCGTCCCTCCGCAGCGAGAGCCTCCGAGCGCTCGGTCAGTAGAGTCTCCTCCGTCTCCACCATTTGAGCGACGATGCGGCTCATCTCGTCGGTCATCCGCTTGCCGACGCCAGTCTTGGTGATCGCGGCGGCAGCAGCAAACCCCTCACGATCGAACGTCCGTACAAAACCGTCGAGCCGCCTGCTTTTGGCTGTAACCAGTTCCTGCAGCCGCCGGACCCGATCTTGCTGGATCGGGTTGTCCTCGGTGAGAACGGCAACTTGATTGGCGGAGTTACGGGCGAGCAATTTGCCCGCTTCAAAACCGTCGAGAAAGCGTCTTTGTCCGCCGGTCAGCGCGTAACCACGGGCACCGGATTCTGTCTGAAAGACGCCTACCAGCGTGTTTTCGAGGGCACGCAGCACCTGATAAGTGTGGGCGACGCGCTCGCTACTACGCAGCGACAGCTGATTGGTGCGGTAAGAAAAAGCGGCGACGACGGCACCGATCACCAGGGCACAGGCGAAGCCGACAGCTACCTTGTTCTCGATCGACCACTTCATCGAACGATCTCGCCCGTTGCCTTAACCAACACCCTGGCGCTGGGGGTACTCACTCGGACGCCCCAATAAATAGCCCTGACCGTACTCAATGCCGAGGTTGCGGCAGCAGGCCGCCTCCTCCTCGCGCTCGATCCCCTCGGCGATCACAGCGATTGCGCGACTGTGAGCCTGTTCTGTCCACTGCCGGGCCTGCTGCTGTTGGACAGGTTGCCTGTCTATCTGATCGATGAGTGAGCGGTCGAGCTTGATGTAGGCGGGTTCGAGATTTTCAAGCAGCGAAGCAGGCATCGCCCAGGTGCCCAGATCGTCGAGGGCAAAGCAAAATCCGGCCCGCCCATACGCATCCAGTACCGCCTGTAATTGCTCAAAGGCCAGATGCTGGCTGCAGGTAACCTCCAGCACGACCCGATCGGCGCGGTAGCCGAGCCGATCAATTGCCCGTAGCAACTGCTCGATATCTTGCTCGGTTTTTGGAAACAGCCCCGGAATCAAGTTCAAAAAAAGTGTGCCGGGCAGCGCCTGACGCACGGCATTCTCAAGGTGAACGATGCGGGCTTTTTGATCGAACTCATAAGGGCCGTCGCCGGCACTCTCCGCCGCCTCCAGTACGGCGGGTGCGCCCAACACAGAACCGTTCGCATCGCGGCCCCGGATCAGCGCTTCGTGGCCCAGAAGACTGCTGTCTACCAGCGAGACAATCGGCTGAAAAACCGAAAAAAGACTCAGGTGTTGCATAGGCATTTTAATCCCCCTTCCCAGGATAGCTCCAGTATCTAGAGGCTACAAAACCTGCATAGTGGAGCTATCGTCGCTCACAGAAAATCCTGCTGGCACAGATATGTCTATCTCGATAGCGAAAAAAGACAAAAGAACCTAACAAGATGCTGTCAATATATCAAAGCACAGGAACGGGCGCGATCAAGCGCTTTATTTGGTGACGCCCGTGGCGCGGGCAGCCTGCTGGACAGCGGCGGAGACTGCTTCGACCACGCGCCGGTCGAAGACACTCGGGATCACCGATTCGGCAGTCAGATCAGCAGCGCTCGTCAGCCCGGCGATGGCGCGGGCGGCGGCCATCTTCATCTCGAGGTTGACAACGCGGGCGCGGCAGTCGAGGGCACCCCTGAAGATGCCCGGAAAGGCGAGGACGTTGTTGATCTGGTTGGGATAGTCGCTGCGACCGGTGGCCATCACCGCCACCAGACCCGCCGCCTCCTCGGGCAGAATCTCGGGGATCGGATTGGCCATCGCAAAGACAATCGGATCTCTGGCCATGCCGCTGAGCATCTGGCGGCTGACGACGTTGCCCCTGCTCACCCCCAAAAACACATCCGCCCTGTCCATCGCCGCCGTCAGATCGCCCGCCTCGGCGACGGCGACGGAGCGCTTTTCGTCGCTCAGATCGCTGCGGCCAGCACTCACGATGCCGTGGGTATCGCAGACGACGATCGAGCGGGCTCCGGCGGCGGTGAGCAACTGGTGGATGGCGATCCCCGCTGCCCCGGCTCCGTTGATGACGATCCGAACAGTGTCCAGGGACTTATGCACAAGTTTGAGGGCGTTTTCGAGGGCGGCGAGCACGACGATCGCCGTGCCGTGCTGGTCGTCGTGAAAAACCGGAATATCGAGGCGCTCCTGGAGCTTGCGCTCGACCTCAAAACAGCGCGGCGCACTGATATCTTCGAGGTTGATGCCGCCAAAGACGGTGGCGATCCGCTCGACCGTCTCGACGATCGCATCGACATCTTGAGTACCCAGGCAGACCGGAAAGGCGTCGAGGTTCGCAAATTCTTTGAATAAAAGCGCCTTGCCCTCCATTACCGGCAGGGCACCGGCAGGCCCGATGTTGCCCAAGCCCAAGACGGCGGAGCCGTCGGTGACGACCGCTACGGTGTTGCGCTTGATGGTGAGTTCGTATACCCGCTCAGGCTCGTCGGCAATCGCCAGGCAGATCCGGCCCACCCCCGGCGTATAAGCCATCGCCAGGTCCGACTTGCTCTTGAGGGGCGTCTTGCCCACGATCGCAATCTTGCCGCCCTGGTGCAGGTGAAAGGTGCGGTCCTCCGCCAGCAACAGCTTGAGTTCCGGAACGGCGCGCACCTGCTCGACGATTGCGTGGGCGTGCTCTTCACTCGCCGCATCGACGACGATATCGCGCACCAGAAAAGCCCGCTCCTGAGCCACCATCTCGATCGCACCGATATTGCCACCGGCCAGGGCAATCGCATCGATCGCCCTGGCGAGCATCCCTGGCTCGTTGGGCAAATGGATGCGCAGAATCAGACTGTAGCTCGAATTGGGCGTAAGACGAGTCATAGGCTGTCGGATCGAACCGTCCAAGTATAGCTTTCGGAGGTTTTAACAGCGGCCCTCAGACGCGCTGGGCAGATGCAAAACTTTCATAAATGGATCGCCAGTGCTTTTTCTGCTACATAATTATTTACGTAGAGTGACGCACAAGGTATTAGATGCTTCGCAAATCTCTGCTCAGCGCCGGCCTCAGTCTGGCTGTTCTGTTCGGTGCCATTGCTCCTGCCGTGCAGGCTGCCGACATCGTGGACACGGCGGTCAAGGCCGGTGATTTCAAGACGCTCGCCAAGGCTCTCAAGGAGACTGGCCTCGACAAGACCCTCAAGGGCAAAGGCCCTTTCACAGTCTTTGCTCCGACCGACGAGGCTTTTAGCAAGTTGCCGCCGGGCACCCTCGAAGCCCTGCTCAAGGACAAGGCCAAGCTGTCCAAAATTCTCACCTACCACGTCGTCGCCGGCAAAGTGCTCTCCACCGATCTCAAGTCGGGCGAGGTAAAGACCGTCGAGGGCTCGCCCGTCGAAGTCAAGCTCGAAGGTAGCAAGGTCGAAGTCAACGAATCCTACGTGACCAAGGCCGATATCGTTGCCGACAACGGTGTTATCCACGTCATCGACAAGGTGCTGCTGCCGCCGACGGGCAGTGCCATGAAAGGCGAGATGAAGGGCGAAAAGGGCGAGATGAAGAAGTAGTCTTCTTTCGCTCTGTCAGGATCTGGAGGCGCGGGTTACCCGCGCCTTTTTGGTGTCAACCGGTCTTTTCGCGGTGGACGAGGATCGCCCGCGCCTGGGCGAGGGGCTTGATCACCAGCTGATCGATATTGACGTGGGGAGGGAGGGTGACCACCCAGCGGACCGCCTCGGCAATATCTGCAGCTGTGAGCGGTTGCAGACCGGCGTAGACGGCCCTGGCGCGCTCGGCATCGCCCGCAAAGCGCACCAGGCTAAACTCGGTCTCCACCAGGCCCGGATCGATTTCACTCACCCGGATGGGCTTTCCCAGCCATTCGAGGCGCATCGTCTCGCTCACCGCCCGCACCCCATGTTTGACCGCCGTGTACCCGGCTCCCCCTGGGTAGGCTTCGAGCCCGGCGATGCTGCCCAGGTTGACGACGTGCCCCGCCCCGGAAGCTTCCAGGCGGCCAAACAACGCCCGGCTCACCCGCACCAGGCCGAGGACGTTGGTCTGGTACATGTCAAGCCAGTGCTTTTCGTCGAATTCGACGATGGGCTCCAGGCCAAGCGCTCCCCCGGCGTTGTTGACCAGCACCTGCACCTGCTCGGGCAAAGCGGCGGCAAATGCCTCGACGCTGGCCGTATCGGTGACATCGAGGGGCAGGGCAGTGCCGCCAATTTCGGCGGCCAGTGCCTCCAGCCGCGAGAGGCGGCGGGCACCGACGAACACCGTAAAACCCGCCTTTGCCAGAACCCTCGCCGTCGCCTCGCCGATGCCCGCCGAGGCACCGGTCACAACCGCTACTTTGAGACTATCCATGCTTTCTCTCCCCCATTCGTCCCGAAAACGATGGCCTGTAACCCGCCTGACATATCGGTGATTTATGCTACAGTGTAGGCCGTTTATCGAACAGAGGAACCGTAGACATGGCCCTCCGACTAGGTGATACCGTACCGGACTTTACCCAGGAGTCCACAGAAGGCCCAATCCGCTTTTACGATTGGGCGGGGGACAGCTGGGTGGTTCTTTTCTCGCACCCCAAAGATTTTACGCCGGTTTGCACGACCGAACTGGGCGAGGTAGCGCGCCTCAAGCCCGAGTTCGCAAAGCGCAACGTCAAGGTGATTGCCCTGAGCGTCGATGATGCCACCTCCCACGCGGGCTGGTCAAAGGACATCGAGGAGACACAGGGGCTGGCTCCCAACTATCCGATCCTCGCCGACGCCGATCGCAAGGTGAGCGATCTCTACGACATGATCCATCCCAACGCCAACGACACCCTCACCGTGCGTTCGGTGTTCATCATCGACGGCAAAAAGAAACTCAGGCTCACCCTCACCTACCCGGCGAGCACGGGCCGCAACTTCGACGAATTGCTCAGGGTGATCGATTCGCTGCAGCTCACCGACAATTACTCCGTCGCCACCCCGGCCAACTGGAAGGACGGCGACGACGTGGTGATCGTCCCGTCCCTCAAGGACGAAGCGGTGCTCAAAGAAAAGTTCCCCAAAGGCTATACCGCCGTCAAGCCCTACCTGCGCCTGACGCCCCAGCCCAACAAATAAAAAGCGCGGGGGCGGTCGGGTTGCCTCCGGCCCCCCCTTACCCGCAGCGGATCGCCGCGCGGCCAGACACCTATGAGTGCCCCATCCGTGCGCTGGCTACCTGTATTTGGCCTTGGCATCCTGCACAGTGCCATCACCCTCTGCTGGGTCTTCTACAACCTCTACCTGCCGCAGTTGCTGGGCGCATTTGGCTTTGCCGCCAGTGCGGTGGCGATGTTGCTGGTGGTCGAAGGGTTGCTGGGTGCCGTGCTCGAACCGGTGATGGGAGCGCTTTCTGACCGCACCCGACGCAACATCCTCACGCGCTTTTCGCTCATTGCCGCCGGAGTAATCGGGGCGAGCCTGCTTTTTGTCGGCATTCCGCTTTTCAGTTTGTCCGGCAGTACCGCCCTGCGATGGGTGCTGCCGGTGCTCCTGGTGGCTTGGGCACTGGCGATGACCGTTTTTCGCAGCCCCGCCCTCGCCCTTCTGGGCCAGTACGCGGCTCCCGCCTCCCTGCCCCTGGCCGCCGGAGTGCTTGGCACCCTGGGTAGCCTCGCCGCCGCCTCAGGACCGGCAACGCGCGCCTACTGGCTCAGCCTTGGTCCCCTTGCCACTTTCACTGTCGGCTCGCTTGCCCTTCTGGCCGGACTTTTGGTGCTGCGCTGGCTCGATAATCGCCTGCCCCTTGAGATGTTGCCCACGACTGGTCCTTCCCAATCTTCGATGCCGCTCTGGCTGCTTTTTGTCACCGGCCTGGGCGTCACCTTCGGCTTTCGCCTGCTGCTGGACGGCCTGTCAAGGCACCTGACGCTCACAGGAGCCGAACCGCCCGGCGGCCTGATTCCCGTTCTCTTCGCAGCGACCGCCCTTGCCAGCCTGCCCTGCGGTGCCCTGGCGATGCGCCTGAGCGGCAACTGGCTGATGATCCTGGGCCTGTTGGCGATGGCCACCTTTTCCGGGCTCTCAGCCTCGATCACCAGCCCCACCGCCAGCCTGGGCGTCGCCCTCGCCCTTGGCCTCGCCTTCAGCTTTGTCAACAACGGCCTTTTTCCTTTTGCCCTCGACCATGTAGCACCGGAGCGGGCCGGGTTGGCCCTCGGGCTCTACTTCGGTGGCACTGCTCTCGCTATCTGCCTGTTCAACGCTGCCGGACCTTTCTGGAAAACCGTCGCCCCTGCCAGTTGCCTGCTATTTGCCCTGCTGAGCTTTCTTTTTGCCGCCGCCTGCGTCGCCGCCGCCAGCCTTTTGTCATTTCTTACCGAGCGCTCCTTTGCTTCCCAGCGCACCTGAACTCTGTATTTCGGCCTGAAGGGCATCGGGTACATAAATGCTTCTCTGGCTTATCTGCGTCATTAACTATCGCCTTCCTCTTTCGCCCCGTTGGCCTTCTTTTTTAGGCATAGTGGCGTTGGGAGACATGTGCAGCCCAAATCGTCGTCTGGTCTGTTACCCTTGAGCTATTATCGAGAGTCATTCACCCGTCTTGATGGGGAAACCGAAAGTTTAAGAGTCTCTTCATGTCTGAGCCGCGAACGTTATCTCTGATTGATGATCTACGACGCAAACCTACTGAAGTTTCTTGGTTGGAATTCAAGGAAAACCTTTCAGACCCAGAGAGAATTGGTAAACTAATTTCTGCTCTGTCTAATGTTGCACGATTAGATGACCAACAGTTTGCTTATGTAGTCTGGGGGGTGAAGGATGACGACCACACCGTCGTTGGAACTGATTTTGATTCTAACTCTTGTATACAGCAACAGCCTTTAGAATTTTGGTTGGCCAATCGACTACGCCCCAGTATTAATTTTTCTTTTCGAGAGGTTGTGCATCCGCAGGGTCGCTTAGTTTTGCTAGAGATTCCCGCTGCAACCTCAGCTCCTGTCGAGTTTTCTCGGACAGCTTACATACGGATTGGTAGCGCTACTCCTTGTTTATCTGACTATCCAGGAAGGCTTCAAGCTTTGTGGACTAAGATTCGACCCTACGTCTGGGAATCAGGTATTGCTACCCAGTTCATTACTTCAGACGAAGTGCTGGAGCGCCTGGACTATGTTAGCTATTTTGATTTGATCGGACAACCTCTACCAGACAATCGAGCTAGTATTTTTGAGCGCATGAGAGCCGAGCAACTAATCCAAGTTGATGTAGGTGGGCAATGGAGTATCACTAACTTAGGTGCAATTCTTTTTGCTAAAAATTTGGAAGCATTCAACTCACAAATAGCCCGCAAAGCAATTCGTTTCGTATCCTATGACGGAACGAGTAGAGCCGACACAGTTATCAGGCGACAAGATTTTCTTCAAGGCTATGCCTGTGGTTTTGAGAGATTAGTAACTTTTATCAAAGCTACTTTGCCCAGCAACGAGCATGTAGGCTTAGCATTTCGCGAAGAGCAACCTTTATTTCCAGATATCGCTTTGCGCGAGTTGATAGCCAATGCCTTGATTCATCAGGACATGACCATTACTGGCTCAGGACCACAGATTGAGTTATTCAAGGATCGTATAGAAATTACTAATCCCGGAATACCCTTGGTCACTCCTGAGCGATTCATTGATTCACCCCCCCGCTCGCGCAATGAAGCTTTGGCTGCGCTAATGCGTCGTATGCGACTATGTGAGGAGCAGGGAACAGGCATCGATAAGGTTATTACTGCTGTTGAACTATATCAGTTGCCACCACCCGCTTTTCTTGTGGAAGATCAGGTGCAAGATGGTGCATTTAGAGCAATACTTTACGCGCCTCGGAAATTTGGGCAAATGACGCGCGATGAACGCATTCGTGCCTGCTACCAGCACGCTGTACTCAAGTATATCAGCAACGATAAAATGCAAAACAACTCTCTTAGAAAGCGTTTTGGTATTGAGGAGGGTAACGCCTCTCAAGTTTCACAGGTTATTACTCAAGCGTTGGCTCAAGGGTTAATTCGCCCAGCTGACCCAAGTAGGCCCAGAGCTGCATACATACCTTACTGGGCTTAATAAGGCACCACTGTCTACAGCAAGGTTTTGATCAGGTTTTGATTAAGTACGCTTATTTCAAGCCCTAAGGGATTGAAACGTAGTCGTGTCAAGGATCCAACTTTTGATCAGGTTTTGATTGGATGGCAATCGGCGTTCTAGGTCGAGTGGGTTCTCTTTTCTGAAACGAGCAACATCCTGCAAGCCTCGGGCGATCTAGAGTGATGGGTATGCATGGGCAGAGACCATGACAAGACGACAGAATTTTTTGCTTTACGGCGCGGCAACCTGATTGCCCGGACAGCACACGAGCGCGGGTTGAGGCCCATTCTGGCGGGCTGCTCCCAGGCGGTGGCGAGGCTTGGGGCGGAACTGGGGCTGGAGTACCGGATTTTTAATCTCGAGGACCGCGCTGCCCTCGATCGGGCTCTAGAAGAAGTGGTCGCTGTGCTGCACTGCGCCGGTCCTTTTGTGCGCACCAGTGGGCTGATGGTGGCGGCCTGCCTGCGCACCGGCACCCACTACCTCGACATCACGGGTGAGGTGGCGGTCTTCGAGGCGGCGATGGCCCGCACGAGCAGGCGCAGCGGGCGGAGTCATGCTCATGCCGGGGGTGGCTGCGACGTGGTGCCCACCGACTGTCTGGCGGCTTATCTGGCAGCGCAACTGCCGAGGCGGATAGCCTCGTTCTGGCGCTGCAGATTTTGAATGTTGTCTCGCGGGGAACGGCGCTCACCATCGTCGAGGGCCCCTACGAGGGCGGGCTGGTGCGCCGCGACGGCATCCTCACCCCAGTTCCTGCCAGCTATAAGACATGGACGTTCGACTTCGGGGCCGGCTCTCCGCATCGCAGCAGGCTACTTCCACAGCCATTCGAGGCTGAGGGTGAATCCCGGTAACGTTGACTCGCCTGACAGCGCAGCCGGCGATTGTAAAATTTCAACCGGCTGCCCCGACCGATAAATTTCGACTTGCTGGTTCTGCGGATTGATCAGCCAGCCGAGGCAAATACCACAGCTCAAGTACTCCTGCATCTTCAATCGCGTTGTGTGTAGATTATCGGAGGGCGACAACAGCTCCAGGACAAAATCCGGACACAGGGGCAGAAATTTCTGCTGCTGTTCGCGGCTTAGAGCCTCCCAGCGAGATTTCTCGACCCAGGCAATATCAGGCGAGCGATCTCCGCCACCGGGAAGCCTGAAACAAGTCGAGGAGTCGAAGACTACTCCAAGTAAGACCTTGCGGTTCCAAACGACAAAATCAGCAGCAAGTTCGACATTTTCTCTGCCGGTCTCCCCGCCCGCCGGTGCCATAACTACCAGTTCTCCGGCTCGGGTGCGCTCAAATTTAATATCTGGATTAGCCGCGCAGAGGCGATCAAACTGCTCAGCTGTGAGGGTAACGATAGGGCTGAGGTCGATGGTAAAAGCTGTCATCGCTGCAGACCGTCTTTGAACTTCGATTGCCAGATTTGCAAATCGCCGTTTAAATCTAACCTGTCGGAAGTGGTTGGCGCTGAATCTTGCTTCTCAAAACAAAGAGCCGGTAGTTACAGGACTGGCATTCAGTACGCTGTAATTTTCAAGATCCGGAGCCAGTCCAAACTTGTACAGAAAACCGGGTCAGGACTACCTCGCAGTTACACGGGTATACTCACTCCTGCTGGGTGGGGGCAGAGACGGCTGGCCGGGTTGGTTGCAGGCGGGCGAACAGGCGAGCCAGAACCAATTGCAAATCGTCTACCAGGGTAAAGACCACCGGCACGACGATCAAGGTGAGCAGGGTCGAGGTCATCAGGCCGCCGATCACGGCCACAGCCATCGGAGAACGCACCTCGGCTCCGGCTCCCCAGCCCAGGGCAATCGGCAGCATCCCGGCAATCATAGCGACGGTGGTCATCAAGATCGGTCGCAACCGGGAGCGACCGGCGTTCGTGAGGGCATCGCGGCGGGACATACCCTCCCGGCGGGCGAGCAGGGCGTACTCGACGAGCAAGATCGCGTTTTTGGTGACGAGGCCCATGAGCATGAGGATGCCAATCAGGGCGTAGAGGCCCAGAGCTTTGCCGAAGGCGAGCAATCCGAGCACGACGCCCCCCAGCGACAGGGGCAGCGACATCATGATCGTGAGCGGCTGCAAAAAGCCGCCAAAAAGCAGCACCAGCACCGCGTAGATGAGTAGCACCGCCGCCGCCATCGCTCCGCCGAAGTTCTCGAAGACATCCTTCTGGTTTTCGGCGTCGCCTTTGAGCTGGGCGCGCACCCCCGGAGGCAGGTTGCGCAGTGCCGGCAAGGCCAGTACCCGCGCCACCGCCGGTCCCAGTTCTGTTCCAGGCAAAAGATTCGCACCGACCGTCACCTGCCGGGAGCGGTCGTAGCGGTCGATCTGGGCGGTGCCACTGGTCATCTCGATGTCGGCGACGGCCTTGAGCGGAATCAGACTGCCGCTGGCTGTCGCCACCTGCAGGTTGCGGATCGTCTCAAGGTTGGAGCGGAAGGCCGGGTCGAGCTGGACGCGGATGTAGATCTGGCGGCCTGGCAGATTGAAGCGGGCCAGGTTGGCGTCGCTGTCGCCCAGGGTGGCGACCAGGGCGGTGCGGGCGATCGACTGCACCGAGACGCCCAGTTCGGCGGCCCGGTCAAAGCGCGGGCGCACCTGGATCTCGGGGCGGCGGATGGCGGCGCTGGAGCTGATGTCGGTGAGGCCAGAAAGCGAGCGCATCTGGTCTGTGAGCAGGGCCGCTTCGCGCTCGAGGGCAGCGGAATCGTCGCCTTTTAGCACAACCTGCAATGCCTTGCTGGTGTCCCAGCCGGTTCCGGCGAAGGCAAACCGGATGCCGGGAATCTCGATGAGCGCCTTTCTGATGTCGGCCTCGAACTGCTGCTTGGATTTGCGCTCACTGCGCGGTTTGAAGGTGACATAAAAATTGGCCTGGTTCACCCGGTTGTCGTTCTCCCAACTGCCCATATCCGATTCGAGCTTTTCTACTTCCGGCTGGGCCAGCAGAATGTGGTTGACCGCTTCGACGGCCCGGCGGGTGCTCTTGAAGGTCGTACCGGGGGGCAGTTCGATGTTGAGGGTGCTCTGGCCATCGTCGAACGACCCGATCAAGGCGGTCGGAATCGCCTGAAACAGCACCAGGCTCCCGGCAAAAAAAATCGCCGCGAGCAAGACGGCAACCAGCCGCCGATCGAGGGCCCAGCCCAGACAGCGCTCGTAGAAGCGCATGAGCCACGAGCGCTCTGTCCTGTCCGGCAGTGGCACCAGCAGATAGGCGGCCATCAGGGGCGTCGCCATGCGCGCCACCAGGAGCGAGAAGAGCACCGCCGCTGCGACGGTGATCCCGAACTGGCGGTAGAACTGGCCCTGGATGCCGCCCATAAACGCCACCGGCACAAAGACGGCCACGATCGTCATCGTGGTTGCCACGACTGCGAGGCCAATCTCATCGGCAGCGTCGAGGGCGGCCTGGAAAGGCGGCTTGCCCATGCCGATGTGGCGGACGATATTTTCGATCTCGACGATCGCATCGTCTACGAGAATCCCCACCACCAGCGCCAGCGCCAGCAGCGTCATGCTGTTGAGCGTAAAGTTGAGGCTCCTCATCACCGCAAAGGCAGGAATCGCCGATAGCGGCATCGCTAGAGCAGCGATAAAAGTCGATCGCCAGTCGCGCAGGAATACCCAGATCACCACCACCGCCAGCGCCGCCCCGAGGAGCAGTGCCTCGATCGACGCGCTGTAGGATTCGCGCACGTAGTCTCCGAGCGTCCAGGTCAGGTCGATGTGAATGTCGGAGGGCAGCGTGCGGCGCAACTGCTCGACTTTTTTGGCGATTGCTGTCTCAACACCTACCAGGTTGCTTCCCACCGAGCGGGCGACCTCGAAGGCGACGCCCGGTTTGCCGTCGAGGTAGGCGAGCTGGCGCTGTTCACCGGTGCCATCGATCACCCGGCCCAGGGTATCGAGCCGGGCGTAGCGCCTGTCCGGCAAGGCGATCATCGCACTGGCCAATTTTTCGACCGTGGGAGCGCTGCCCAGGGTGCGGATCACCTGCTCGCTTGTGCCCAGTTCCCCCCGGCCCCCCGGCAGATCGATATTGAGCGCACGGATCTGAGCATGGACCTGATCTGCGCCGATCCCAAGCGCCTGGAGTCTCTGGGGATCGAGCAGAACCCGCACCTCGCGGCTCACCCCACCAAAGCGCGACACCCGCGAGACGCCGGGAATCGAGAGCACGGCGCGGGAGATCTGGTTATCGACCAGCCAGCTCAATTGAGCAGCGGTGCGCTGCTTCGAGGAAACCGTGTAACCGAGAATCGGTCCGCCCACTTCGTCGATGCGCCGCACCACCGGCTGGTCGATCGCCTGGGGCAGCGAGGCGCGGATCTTGGTCACCGCATCGCGCACGTCGTTTACGGCCCGGTCGGTGCTGGTGCCCAGGATAAATTCGATGCGCGTCGTCGAAGAGCCATCGACCACCGTCGAGCTGATGTGCTTGATGTTGCCCAGGCTTGCCACCGCATCTTCTACCTTGCGCGTCACCTGGGTCTCCAGTTCTTTGGGAGCGGCCCCAAGCTGGGTAACCGTCACCGAGACGGCGGGTACATCGATGTCCGGATCCGCCGCGATGCCAAGGGTCAAAAAGGCTGCGACACCGCTCACGGTGAGCAGCAAAAACAGCACAAACGTCGGTACCGGGTTGCGAATCGACCAGGCGGAAATATTCCAGCGCATGGCAAAGAGCGAACGTTCGTAAGACAACCGTAGCTGTCAGGTTCTCTATCCT harbors:
- a CDS encoding saccharopine dehydrogenase NADP-binding domain-containing protein; this encodes MGRDHDKTTEFFALRRGNLIARTAHERGLRPILAGCSQAVARLGAELGLEYRIFNLEDRAALDRALEEVVAVLHCAGPFVRTSGLMVAACLRTGTHYLDITGEVAVFEAAMARTSRRSGRSHAHAGGGCDVVPTDCLAAYLAAQLPRRIASFWRCRF
- a CDS encoding ATP-binding protein, giving the protein MSEPRTLSLIDDLRRKPTEVSWLEFKENLSDPERIGKLISALSNVARLDDQQFAYVVWGVKDDDHTVVGTDFDSNSCIQQQPLEFWLANRLRPSINFSFREVVHPQGRLVLLEIPAATSAPVEFSRTAYIRIGSATPCLSDYPGRLQALWTKIRPYVWESGIATQFITSDEVLERLDYVSYFDLIGQPLPDNRASIFERMRAEQLIQVDVGGQWSITNLGAILFAKNLEAFNSQIARKAIRFVSYDGTSRADTVIRRQDFLQGYACGFERLVTFIKATLPSNEHVGLAFREEQPLFPDIALRELIANALIHQDMTITGSGPQIELFKDRIEITNPGIPLVTPERFIDSPPRSRNEALAALMRRMRLCEEQGTGIDKVITAVELYQLPPPAFLVEDQVQDGAFRAILYAPRKFGQMTRDERIRACYQHAVLKYISNDKMQNNSLRKRFGIEEGNASQVSQVITQALAQGLIRPADPSRPRAAYIPYWA
- a CDS encoding Uma2 family endonuclease, giving the protein MTAFTIDLSPIVTLTAEQFDRLCAANPDIKFERTRAGELVVMAPAGGETGRENVELAADFVVWNRKVLLGVVFDSSTCFRLPGGGDRSPDIAWVEKSRWEALSREQQQKFLPLCPDFVLELLSPSDNLHTTRLKMQEYLSCGICLGWLINPQNQQVEIYRSGQPVEILQSPAALSGESTLPGFTLSLEWLWK
- a CDS encoding MFS transporter encodes the protein MSAPSVRWLPVFGLGILHSAITLCWVFYNLYLPQLLGAFGFAASAVAMLLVVEGLLGAVLEPVMGALSDRTRRNILTRFSLIAAGVIGASLLFVGIPLFSLSGSTALRWVLPVLLVAWALAMTVFRSPALALLGQYAAPASLPLAAGVLGTLGSLAAASGPATRAYWLSLGPLATFTVGSLALLAGLLVLRWLDNRLPLEMLPTTGPSQSSMPLWLLFVTGLGVTFGFRLLLDGLSRHLTLTGAEPPGGLIPVLFAATALASLPCGALAMRLSGNWLMILGLLAMATFSGLSASITSPTASLGVALALGLAFSFVNNGLFPFALDHVAPERAGLALGLYFGGTALAICLFNAAGPFWKTVAPASCLLFALLSFLFAAACVAAASLLSFLTERSFASQRT
- a CDS encoding peroxiredoxin, producing the protein MALRLGDTVPDFTQESTEGPIRFYDWAGDSWVVLFSHPKDFTPVCTTELGEVARLKPEFAKRNVKVIALSVDDATSHAGWSKDIEETQGLAPNYPILADADRKVSDLYDMIHPNANDTLTVRSVFIIDGKKKLRLTLTYPASTGRNFDELLRVIDSLQLTDNYSVATPANWKDGDDVVIVPSLKDEAVLKEKFPKGYTAVKPYLRLTPQPNK